Proteins encoded by one window of Sulfurospirillum barnesii SES-3:
- the cysE gene encoding serine O-acetyltransferase codes for MRDISLWGQIKEDFSQPLLQDPAINSKIELFFNYPGVWALVNYRMAHALHVKGFKRIARVIMGVSQIITNIDIHPACTIGRRVFFDHAFGVVIGETAIVGDDVLIYQGVTLGGVSLDRGVKRHPTIGNKTVIGSGAKVLGDISIGENCRIGSNSVVVKSIPNDSTAVGIPARIIEKGRDKNPMAHNKIPDINKELFIYMFKRIKILEEAVLNSHHDAKVKDDELETIYKCYLESVKE; via the coding sequence ATGCGTGATATTTCTTTGTGGGGGCAAATCAAAGAGGACTTTTCTCAACCGCTTTTACAAGACCCTGCAATTAACTCTAAAATAGAGCTTTTTTTCAATTATCCTGGTGTTTGGGCATTGGTCAATTACCGTATGGCTCATGCGTTACATGTAAAGGGATTTAAAAGGATTGCTCGTGTCATTATGGGTGTTTCTCAGATAATCACTAATATTGATATTCACCCTGCATGTACCATTGGTCGCCGTGTTTTTTTTGATCATGCTTTTGGTGTTGTTATTGGAGAAACAGCTATTGTGGGTGATGATGTCTTGATTTATCAAGGCGTCACATTGGGGGGTGTTAGTTTGGATAGAGGGGTCAAACGCCATCCAACCATTGGCAATAAAACGGTGATTGGTTCAGGAGCCAAAGTCTTGGGTGATATTAGTATTGGAGAAAATTGCCGTATTGGATCAAATTCCGTTGTGGTTAAAAGCATTCCAAATGATTCTACAGCCGTGGGAATCCCCGCTCGTATCATTGAAAAAGGGCGTGATAAAAATCCTATGGCACATAATAAAATTCCTGACATTAATAAAGAGCTTTTTATTTATATGTTTAAACGGATTAAGATTTTAGAAGAAGCTGTTTTAAACAGCCATCATGATGCAAAAGTAAAAGATGATGAGCTAGAAACCATTTATAAATGCTACCTCGAATCGGTCAAAGAATAA
- the speA gene encoding biosynthetic arginine decarboxylase, with protein sequence MDYGIKTWGNDNFFIEDGKVKVNTGCEPSLMEIIQEIRKDGIRGPILLRFPHLIQKQIRMIYKSFADARKEFSYEGSFNAVYPLKVNQFPNFVKNLVSLGEKYNYGLEAGSKAELLLAMAYNNPNAPITVNGFKDNEMISLGFISAEMGHNITLTIEGLNELESIISIAKDRFGCVPNIGLRIRLHSSGIGIWAKSGGINSKFGLTSTELLEAVNMIRDANLLDKFTMIHFHIGSQITDIAPLKKALREAGNIYAELCRMGATNLKAINLGGGLAVEYSQHKTTLHKNYSLSEYANDVVYLLKDIANRKNVSEPDIFIESGRFVAAHHAVLVAPVLELFSQEYTDQKLHLKENNPPLVQELFDLFNTMNRKNALEFLHDSIDHMESLLTLFDLGYIDLQDRSNTEILVNLIIKKAVGLIADKKLSEILDIQDRVQERYLVNFSLFQSLPDFWGIEQTFPVMPLDRLDETPTRSASLWDITCDSDGEIGFNTETPLFLHDVDIKNRDYFLGFFLVGAYQEVLGMKHNLFTHPTEATIIIDDDSFEIKNILESQSISDILEDLDYDIREVQENLNERIEASDIISEKEKKYILGEIYLFLNDNGYLKTINSNNEGTNNA encoded by the coding sequence TTGGATTATGGTATTAAAACGTGGGGAAATGACAACTTCTTTATTGAAGATGGTAAAGTAAAGGTAAATACAGGGTGTGAACCCTCTTTGATGGAAATTATCCAAGAAATTCGAAAAGATGGTATTCGCGGCCCCATTTTACTTCGATTTCCTCATTTAATCCAAAAACAGATTCGTATGATTTATAAAAGTTTTGCTGATGCAAGGAAAGAGTTTAGCTACGAGGGAAGTTTTAATGCGGTTTATCCTCTTAAAGTCAATCAATTTCCAAATTTTGTAAAAAATCTTGTCTCTTTGGGGGAAAAATACAACTATGGACTTGAAGCGGGTTCTAAAGCAGAGCTTCTTTTAGCCATGGCATATAATAATCCTAATGCTCCTATTACGGTCAATGGTTTCAAAGACAATGAGATGATTTCGCTCGGTTTTATTTCTGCGGAAATGGGACATAACATCACGTTAACCATTGAGGGTCTTAATGAGCTTGAGAGTATTATTTCTATTGCCAAAGATCGTTTTGGGTGTGTGCCCAACATTGGGCTTCGTATTCGTTTGCACAGCTCAGGTATTGGTATTTGGGCAAAAAGTGGGGGTATTAACTCCAAATTTGGCTTAACATCCACAGAGCTTCTTGAAGCGGTCAATATGATTCGAGATGCCAATTTACTTGATAAATTTACGATGATTCATTTTCATATTGGCTCGCAAATCACCGATATTGCTCCGCTTAAAAAAGCGCTTCGTGAGGCAGGAAATATTTATGCAGAACTTTGCCGCATGGGAGCTACGAATCTTAAAGCCATTAATCTTGGTGGTGGTTTAGCCGTTGAATATTCTCAGCATAAAACGACATTGCACAAAAACTACTCCTTAAGTGAATATGCCAACGATGTTGTTTATTTATTAAAAGATATTGCCAATCGTAAGAATGTTTCTGAACCTGATATTTTTATCGAATCGGGTCGTTTTGTTGCCGCACACCATGCAGTTTTAGTAGCACCTGTGTTGGAACTCTTTTCTCAAGAGTATACGGATCAAAAGTTACACCTTAAAGAGAACAATCCACCCCTTGTGCAAGAACTTTTTGACCTCTTTAATACGATGAATCGTAAAAATGCCTTAGAGTTTTTACACGATAGTATTGACCATATGGAGTCATTACTCACCCTCTTTGATTTGGGTTACATTGATTTGCAAGATCGCTCCAATACAGAGATTTTGGTGAATCTCATTATTAAAAAAGCGGTTGGACTTATTGCCGATAAAAAATTGAGTGAAATTTTAGATATTCAAGACCGTGTGCAAGAGCGCTATTTGGTTAACTTTTCGTTGTTTCAAAGCCTACCTGACTTTTGGGGTATTGAGCAGACATTCCCTGTGATGCCATTGGATAGACTCGATGAAACACCCACACGTTCCGCTTCTTTATGGGATATTACCTGCGATAGTGATGGAGAAATTGGGTTTAATACCGAAACGCCACTTTTCTTACACGATGTAGATATTAAAAATCGTGACTATTTCTTAGGCTTTTTTCTTGTAGGTGCGTATCAAGAAGTCTTAGGAATGAAACATAACTTATTTACCCATCCAACAGAAGCAACAATTATCATTGATGATGATAGTTTTGAAATAAAAAATATTCTTGAATCACAAAGTATTAGTGATATTTTAGAAGACCTTGATTATGATATTAGAGAAGTGCAAGAAAATCTCAATGAGCGTATTGAAGCGTCTGATATTATCAGTGAAAAAGAGAAAAAATATATTTTGGGTGAGATTTATCTTTTCTTGAACGACAACGGTTATCTTAAAACCATTAATAGTAATAATGAAGGTACGAACAATGCGTGA
- the hisS gene encoding histidine--tRNA ligase codes for MINALRGMKDTLSPENEVYEYIIKTCTRIAQNYGFTLIETPILEETALFKRSVGESSDIVGKEMYQFTDKGGNDVCLRPEGTAGVVRAFIQQKYDKAGGTKRFFYHGPMFRYERPQKGRLRQFHQFGVESFGEADVREDATIILMLKAMFEALGIKYSLEINSLGCPACMPHYRSQLVRFLDSLEGLCEDCERRKLTNPIRVLDCKNEHCKMLLADAPLIVENLCVTCKEDFSTLKAILDQFDIQYSVNPKLVRGLDYYSKTAFEFVSSEIGAQSAIAGGGRYDRLVEFLEGKATPAIGFAMGIERLMDLVKMPEKTREGYYIGALCDEALPQVYTLVNSKRHEAKVLSSYEAKSLKNHLKIADKNDVKYCVCIGEDELSCGKIWIKDLESKEEKSIAIEEF; via the coding sequence ATGATTAATGCCTTACGTGGAATGAAAGACACTTTATCTCCTGAAAATGAAGTGTATGAGTATATTATTAAGACGTGTACACGCATTGCACAAAATTATGGATTTACATTGATTGAGACACCTATTTTAGAGGAAACAGCACTCTTTAAACGAAGCGTAGGTGAAAGCAGTGATATTGTGGGTAAAGAGATGTATCAATTTACTGATAAAGGTGGAAATGATGTCTGCTTGCGTCCTGAGGGAACAGCAGGCGTTGTACGTGCTTTTATTCAACAAAAATATGACAAAGCTGGTGGCACAAAACGCTTTTTTTATCACGGACCGATGTTTCGTTATGAAAGACCTCAAAAAGGACGTTTACGTCAATTTCACCAATTTGGTGTTGAGAGTTTTGGGGAAGCCGATGTGCGAGAAGATGCAACAATTATTTTAATGCTTAAGGCAATGTTTGAAGCACTAGGAATTAAATATAGCCTAGAGATTAATTCATTAGGCTGTCCTGCGTGTATGCCACACTATCGAAGTCAGTTGGTGCGTTTTTTAGATTCACTTGAGGGACTGTGTGAAGATTGTGAACGCCGAAAACTTACCAATCCCATTCGGGTTTTGGATTGTAAAAATGAGCACTGCAAAATGTTACTTGCAGATGCGCCTTTAATTGTAGAAAATTTATGCGTTACATGTAAAGAAGATTTTAGTACATTAAAAGCGATTTTGGATCAATTTGATATTCAATATAGCGTCAATCCAAAGCTTGTTCGTGGGCTTGATTATTATTCTAAAACCGCTTTTGAATTTGTAAGCTCTGAGATTGGTGCGCAAAGTGCCATTGCTGGAGGGGGAAGATACGATAGACTGGTTGAATTTTTAGAAGGGAAAGCAACCCCTGCTATTGGTTTTGCTATGGGGATTGAGCGTTTGATGGATTTGGTGAAAATGCCTGAAAAAACTCGTGAGGGATACTACATAGGTGCGTTGTGCGATGAAGCATTGCCTCAGGTGTATACATTGGTGAATAGTAAGCGTCATGAGGCTAAAGTGCTAAGCAGTTATGAGGCAAAGTCATTAAAAAATCATCTAAAAATTGCAGATAAAAACGATGTAAAATATTGTGTATGCATAGGAGAAGATGAGCTCTCTTGTGGGAAGATTTGGATTAAAGATTTGGAAAGTAAAGAAGAAAAAAGTATCGCTATTGAAGAATTTTAA
- the tmk gene encoding dTMP kinase yields MYVIFEGVDTTGKSTQVSLFAQSNKNVLATKEPGGTHLGTKLREILLGGELKGSFNAELFLFLADRAFHYDTVVKPMRTTHLVISDRGFLSGIAYACANHSDIDGAFLLQMNRLALEENYPEKIVLFLTNEALIKERLGAKEHDAIEERGVSYLLQIQDIMRRIVKTLPIQVLEVDASQSIETIYRQIEEFLND; encoded by the coding sequence ATGTATGTAATTTTTGAGGGCGTGGATACGACAGGTAAAAGTACCCAAGTTTCGCTTTTTGCTCAATCAAATAAAAATGTTTTGGCTACAAAAGAGCCAGGAGGAACCCACTTAGGTACGAAACTGCGTGAAATACTCTTAGGTGGTGAGCTGAAAGGTTCGTTTAACGCAGAGCTTTTTCTCTTTTTAGCCGATCGTGCTTTTCATTATGATACGGTGGTAAAACCTATGCGCACGACTCATTTGGTGATTAGTGATAGAGGCTTTTTATCGGGTATTGCGTATGCTTGTGCTAATCACAGCGATATTGATGGTGCTTTTTTACTTCAAATGAACCGTTTGGCATTAGAAGAAAATTATCCTGAAAAAATAGTTCTTTTTCTCACCAATGAAGCTTTGATCAAAGAGCGTTTGGGGGCAAAAGAACACGATGCGATTGAAGAGCGTGGTGTAAGCTATTTGTTACAGATTCAAGATATAATGCGTCGCATTGTAAAAACCTTACCCATTCAGGTTTTAGAAGTCGATGCTTCTCAAAGTATTGAGACAATTTACAGACAGATTGAGGAATTTTTAAATGATTAA
- the coaD gene encoding pantetheine-phosphate adenylyltransferase: MRVAIYPGTFDPITNGHMDVIKRARKLFDKVLVAVALSEEKRPLFDIQTRVQMVKVAIADMDGVDVEPFDGLLVNFSKLKDIRVMIRGLRAVSDFEFELQMGYANASLWNEIETVYLMPSLKNAFISSSVVRSIAKYGGDVGHLVPEIIQPYIKSRFTCM, translated from the coding sequence ATGAGAGTTGCCATTTATCCAGGAACATTCGATCCTATTACCAATGGGCATATGGATGTGATTAAACGTGCAAGAAAACTGTTTGATAAAGTCTTAGTTGCAGTGGCGCTCTCTGAAGAAAAACGCCCTTTATTTGATATTCAGACTCGTGTACAAATGGTAAAGGTTGCTATTGCTGATATGGATGGGGTTGACGTTGAACCTTTTGATGGGTTATTGGTTAATTTTTCAAAATTGAAAGATATTCGTGTGATGATACGGGGATTGCGTGCGGTGAGTGATTTTGAATTTGAGCTTCAAATGGGTTATGCCAATGCTTCTTTGTGGAATGAGATTGAAACCGTTTATTTGATGCCCAGTCTAAAAAATGCGTTTATTAGTTCTTCTGTGGTACGTTCTATCGCTAAATACGGGGGTGATGTTGGGCATTTAGTGCCTGAAATTATTCAACCTTATATCAAAAGCAGGTTTACATGTATGTAA
- a CDS encoding UbiX family flavin prenyltransferase: MKRIVIGISGASGVELGLKFVQALPLEIEKYLIISDHAKIVFNKESNTILLDDNNIGAITASGSFKTDAMVIIPCSMNTLAKITHGIADNLLTRTAAVMLKERRPLLLAPREMPFSSIALENMLKLSMLGVHIAPPVLGYYAQNDTLDAMENFLIGKWFDLLGIEHTLFKRWEGA, from the coding sequence ATGAAAAGAATAGTTATAGGAATTAGTGGTGCAAGTGGGGTTGAATTAGGTTTAAAATTTGTTCAAGCACTCCCCTTAGAGATTGAAAAATACCTTATTATTTCAGACCATGCAAAGATCGTTTTCAATAAAGAATCCAATACGATTTTACTTGATGATAACAACATTGGTGCCATTACAGCCTCAGGTTCCTTTAAAACAGATGCTATGGTGATTATTCCTTGCAGTATGAACACTTTAGCTAAAATTACGCATGGTATTGCGGATAATTTACTCACACGCACCGCAGCAGTAATGCTTAAAGAAAGGCGCCCTCTTCTACTTGCTCCTCGTGAAATGCCTTTTTCTTCCATTGCCTTAGAAAATATGCTCAAACTCTCTATGCTAGGGGTGCATATCGCACCACCTGTTTTGGGATATTATGCACAAAATGATACACTCGATGCTATGGAGAATTTTTTAATTGGAAAATGGTTTGATCTTTTAGGGATTGAACACACGTTGTTTAAACGATGGGAGGGTGCATGA
- the flgA gene encoding flagellar basal body P-ring formation chaperone FlgA, whose product MFGYKGTDSVILEIPTERAHYAISSSTILTFFQDHNISIIDSSEGVVTFKRDCALMGKAEILSEAFVKKFHELAPTILIEEKPYVFVKTSLPEDFERYELLFIDIPNTMLRKNSGSFFAQFRTGNQEKKLYFFYEMKAKALVFKAKHNLHNGKILNNDDYESIWLNLDAIPLRALIQELPRSAVVKGSLKAGQILADYHLSSKKLFSKQDRIKALFKEEGLIIEIEATVLSDADIGDVVKIKTEHGKVLNAKIISSKEAIILK is encoded by the coding sequence TTGTTTGGGTATAAAGGCACAGACAGTGTTATCTTAGAAATTCCAACAGAACGTGCCCATTATGCTATCTCTTCAAGTACAATCCTCACTTTTTTTCAAGATCATAATATATCTATTATAGATAGTAGTGAAGGTGTTGTTACCTTTAAGCGTGATTGTGCGTTGATGGGAAAAGCTGAAATACTCAGTGAGGCTTTTGTTAAAAAGTTTCATGAGCTTGCACCCACAATTCTCATAGAAGAAAAACCGTATGTATTTGTAAAAACTTCATTGCCTGAAGATTTTGAACGCTATGAACTTCTCTTTATTGATATTCCCAATACAATGTTACGTAAAAACAGTGGTTCTTTTTTTGCTCAATTTCGTACAGGTAATCAAGAAAAGAAGCTCTATTTTTTTTATGAAATGAAGGCTAAAGCGCTTGTTTTTAAAGCAAAACATAATTTGCATAACGGTAAAATCCTGAACAACGATGATTACGAGAGTATTTGGCTTAATTTAGACGCTATACCCCTTCGTGCACTAATACAAGAATTGCCTCGTAGTGCTGTGGTAAAGGGAAGCCTTAAGGCAGGTCAAATTTTAGCAGATTACCATCTTAGTAGTAAGAAATTATTTTCGAAACAAGATCGTATCAAGGCACTTTTTAAAGAGGAAGGATTGATTATAGAAATAGAAGCAACAGTGTTAAGCGATGCTGATATTGGTGATGTGGTAAAAATCAAAACAGAACATGGTAAGGTTTTGAATGCAAAAATCATATCTTCCAAAGAAGCGATCATCCTCAAATGA
- a CDS encoding methyl-accepting chemotaxis protein translates to MLKAMKISTKLLLISCFTVFGLLVLSYLSIYSSLIGKNSLVTIYEKNVIPDTEITKAQETFDMILKDLIYVTSEFLPTGQAKTRLSVTQEKMELFFTKALKSEFFSDPTLSQNLHEAYTRYTQKIVPKYKEITELYSIDHREDIGDMAVEIEADCRYISERFANMSHFTNQRVKEISHTISMQLSQNYYQVLWVSAIVLVVSSVLLLIMSRYIVGRIRRIGEHLSLITRDLALNRPIVVANDDEIGEISHTINTLLSTLQQALLKAKETVVSHSKINQTMQDFSHQITRTAQEQDRIVENVKSLTVQINKELQASCSISEISAVYMKEDYAMLDKMIMTLDTIVESIDHVSHDEEAISSKMNQLAQQTTQIRSVLEMIKEIADQTNLLALNAAIEAARAGEHGRGFAVVADEVRKLAERTQKSLMEIDATISVVVQSVSNASESIQENSHKVAQLNQNAIQISSMANETKEKTAKSLDITTQSYEKALSISAEIERLSQGVNEATGLAHANKTIADNLLNVSSDLNHSSVELEKEIAIFKV, encoded by the coding sequence ATGCTTAAGGCAATGAAAATTTCAACGAAATTACTCTTAATCTCTTGTTTTACTGTTTTTGGGCTTTTGGTTCTTTCGTATCTTAGTATTTACTCAAGTCTTATTGGAAAAAACTCACTGGTTACCATTTATGAAAAGAATGTTATTCCTGATACTGAAATTACAAAAGCGCAAGAAACGTTTGATATGATTTTAAAAGATCTTATTTATGTCACCAGCGAATTTTTACCTACAGGGCAAGCGAAAACTCGTCTGAGTGTGACGCAAGAGAAAATGGAACTTTTTTTTACAAAAGCATTAAAAAGTGAGTTTTTTTCAGACCCTACTTTGTCGCAAAATCTTCATGAAGCCTATACCCGCTATACTCAAAAAATCGTTCCAAAATATAAAGAAATCACTGAACTTTACAGCATTGATCATCGAGAAGATATTGGGGATATGGCGGTGGAAATTGAGGCAGACTGTCGTTATATTAGCGAGCGCTTTGCAAACATGTCACACTTTACCAATCAACGCGTTAAAGAAATCAGTCACACGATTAGCATGCAGTTGAGTCAAAATTACTATCAAGTTTTGTGGGTTTCTGCCATTGTTTTGGTGGTTTCATCTGTACTCTTATTGATTATGAGTCGTTATATTGTAGGACGTATACGACGTATTGGTGAACATTTATCACTTATTACACGAGATTTGGCGCTCAATCGTCCTATTGTGGTTGCAAACGATGATGAAATTGGCGAAATTAGCCACACGATTAATACACTTTTGAGTACCCTTCAGCAAGCCCTGCTCAAAGCGAAAGAAACCGTTGTCTCTCATTCAAAAATCAACCAAACGATGCAAGATTTTTCACATCAAATCACTCGTACAGCACAAGAACAAGATCGTATTGTTGAAAATGTAAAATCTCTGACCGTTCAAATTAATAAAGAGTTACAAGCATCGTGTTCTATCTCTGAAATTAGTGCTGTATATATGAAAGAAGATTATGCTATGTTAGATAAGATGATTATGACCCTTGATACGATTGTAGAAAGCATTGATCATGTCAGTCATGATGAAGAGGCAATTTCGTCTAAAATGAATCAACTTGCGCAACAAACAACACAAATTCGTTCCGTCTTAGAGATGATTAAAGAGATTGCAGATCAAACCAATTTATTAGCACTTAATGCGGCCATTGAAGCAGCCCGTGCAGGTGAACATGGTCGTGGATTTGCGGTGGTTGCGGATGAAGTAAGAAAATTGGCAGAACGCACACAAAAATCATTGATGGAGATAGATGCGACCATTAGTGTTGTGGTTCAAAGTGTTTCTAATGCTAGTGAGAGTATTCAAGAAAATAGCCATAAAGTGGCGCAGCTCAATCAAAATGCCATTCAAATCTCTTCTATGGCGAATGAAACCAAAGAAAAAACAGCAAAAAGTTTAGACATTACAACTCAATCGTATGAAAAAGCACTGAGTATTTCAGCGGAAATTGAGCGTTTATCCCAAGGTGTTAATGAAGCAACAGGCTTAGCCCATGCGAATAAAACCATTGCTGATAATTTATTAAATGTCTCTTCTGATTTGAACCATTCTTCCGTGGAATTGGAAAAAGAGATTGCTATTTTTAAAGTTTAA
- a CDS encoding molybdopterin molybdotransferase MoeA, translated as MAYEDIVSYDDAIIRSLALVKDKPHTEWVSLFDALGRTLAKKITCKKNLPSYNNAAMDGYAFTYKEGLRELHIKKTILAGSVVDACLMGNECYKIMTGAKVPFDADTIVPFEMCELHGETMVRLPEKIKKGNALRLKGEEADVGTILLEEGVHLNSRDIALLASQGIMMVEVYKKLHVAIFSTGDELKSPWENASEDEIYDINALALLSLLKEYGFEAHYCGVIPDNLESATAYFTQMKQYDVVITSGGVSMGEADFVERALLANGFEASFHGINIKPGKPMMMGQMGDTLVASLPGNPLAAYVNTFVFLLPVLKKLQGQKVFHFERIDALNKETFALRSGRVNFVLGSFSEGVFHAFDKNMYGSGMVKPLVGSNALWISDESKRSVEVDEKIKILLL; from the coding sequence ATGGCGTACGAAGATATTGTCTCTTATGATGACGCTATTATCCGCTCTTTAGCCCTAGTTAAAGATAAGCCTCATACAGAGTGGGTTAGTCTTTTTGATGCACTTGGGCGTACCCTTGCAAAAAAGATTACATGTAAAAAAAATCTTCCCTCGTATAATAACGCTGCCATGGATGGTTATGCTTTTACGTATAAAGAAGGTTTACGAGAATTGCACATTAAAAAAACCATTTTAGCAGGCAGTGTGGTGGATGCGTGTTTGATGGGAAATGAATGCTATAAAATTATGACAGGAGCAAAAGTGCCGTTTGATGCGGATACGATTGTGCCGTTTGAGATGTGCGAACTACACGGTGAAACCATGGTTAGGTTACCTGAGAAGATTAAAAAAGGAAATGCTCTTCGCTTAAAAGGGGAAGAAGCAGATGTAGGCACAATACTTTTAGAAGAAGGAGTGCATCTTAATTCCCGAGATATTGCTCTTTTGGCTTCGCAAGGAATCATGATGGTGGAGGTCTATAAAAAACTTCATGTTGCGATTTTTTCCACAGGAGATGAGCTTAAATCACCGTGGGAAAATGCCAGTGAAGATGAAATTTACGACATTAATGCCCTTGCTTTACTCTCTTTATTGAAAGAATATGGGTTTGAGGCACACTATTGTGGTGTCATTCCTGATAATTTGGAATCAGCAACAGCGTATTTTACACAGATGAAGCAATACGACGTAGTGATCACCAGTGGTGGTGTGAGTATGGGCGAAGCTGATTTTGTGGAACGTGCCTTGTTGGCAAATGGCTTTGAAGCCTCTTTTCATGGTATTAATATTAAGCCTGGAAAGCCTATGATGATGGGTCAAATGGGTGATACCCTTGTGGCATCGCTGCCAGGGAACCCTTTAGCTGCATATGTCAATACCTTTGTATTTTTACTCCCTGTGTTAAAAAAATTGCAAGGTCAAAAAGTGTTTCACTTTGAACGTATTGATGCGCTTAATAAAGAGACTTTTGCCCTGCGCTCTGGTCGTGTTAATTTTGTTTTAGGCTCTTTTAGCGAGGGTGTTTTTCATGCTTTTGATAAAAACATGTACGGATCAGGAATGGTAAAGCCTTTGGTTGGAAGCAATGCTCTTTGGATCAGTGATGAGAGTAAGCGTTCTGTTGAAGTGGATGAAAAGATTAAAATTTTGTTACTTTAA
- the murA gene encoding UDP-N-acetylglucosamine 1-carboxyvinyltransferase, whose product MMYYLAIQGKQTLSGSISISGAKNAALPLLALTLLSDRKITISNMPEVADVKTLLQLLCNLGGSFTCKEKNVFEVDATTVNSACANYDIVRKMRASILTLGPLLARFGHCEVSLPGGCAIGQRPIDLHLKALEQMGAVIEIKQGYVLAKAPDGLKGATIVFDKVTVTGSENIIMAAALAHGKTTLVNVAKEPEVVQLCEILALGGVVIEGIGSSKLIIEGSGGKLLNIPDFSVIPDRIEAGTYLCAAAITQSKITLLNVNPKHLEAVILKLGQMGFKIDETEDTLTIYPCEKMMPCDIETSEYPGFPTDLQAQFMALCTQAKGTSIIDERLFENRFMHVSELSRMGANIKLKGHSATVEGSMSLNAADVMATDLRASSALILAALVAEGTTKIHRIYHLDRGYENLEGKFSMLGAHIQRLEE is encoded by the coding sequence ATGATGTATTATTTGGCAATTCAGGGAAAACAAACATTAAGCGGAAGTATCAGCATCTCAGGTGCAAAAAATGCCGCATTACCTCTTTTAGCCCTCACGCTTCTCTCTGATAGAAAAATAACCATTTCAAATATGCCTGAAGTTGCAGATGTTAAGACCTTATTGCAGTTACTTTGTAATTTAGGTGGTTCGTTTACATGTAAAGAAAAAAATGTGTTTGAAGTGGATGCAACAACGGTAAATTCAGCGTGTGCAAATTATGATATTGTGCGTAAAATGCGTGCGTCTATTTTAACACTAGGACCCCTTTTAGCTCGTTTTGGTCATTGTGAAGTCTCTTTACCTGGTGGATGTGCTATTGGTCAGCGCCCGATTGATTTGCATTTAAAAGCTTTAGAACAAATGGGAGCGGTTATTGAGATTAAACAAGGGTATGTGTTAGCCAAAGCACCTGATGGGCTTAAAGGAGCGACCATCGTTTTTGATAAAGTCACGGTGACTGGCAGTGAAAATATCATTATGGCAGCAGCTCTTGCGCATGGCAAAACCACCTTAGTCAATGTTGCCAAAGAGCCTGAAGTGGTGCAATTGTGTGAAATATTAGCCCTTGGAGGTGTGGTGATTGAGGGTATTGGGAGTTCAAAACTCATTATTGAGGGAAGTGGTGGAAAACTGCTTAATATTCCTGATTTTAGTGTGATTCCTGATCGCATTGAAGCGGGAACCTACTTGTGTGCAGCAGCTATTACCCAATCAAAAATCACCCTCTTAAATGTCAACCCTAAACACTTAGAAGCGGTGATTTTAAAACTAGGACAGATGGGCTTTAAGATTGATGAGACCGAAGATACTTTGACCATTTATCCGTGTGAGAAAATGATGCCATGTGATATTGAAACCTCTGAGTACCCAGGATTTCCAACGGATTTACAAGCCCAATTTATGGCATTGTGCACGCAAGCAAAAGGGACGAGTATTATTGATGAAAGATTGTTTGAAAACCGTTTTATGCACGTCAGTGAACTGTCTCGTATGGGTGCTAATATCAAGCTAAAAGGGCATAGTGCTACGGTTGAAGGTTCTATGTCTTTGAATGCCGCTGATGTTATGGCAACGGATTTAAGAGCCAGCTCAGCACTTATTTTAGCAGCACTTGTTGCTGAGGGAACGACAAAGATTCATAGAATTTATCACTTAGATCGTGGGTATGAAAACTTAGAGGGTAAGTTTTCCATGCTTGGTGCACACATTCAACGATTAGAGGAGTAA